A genome region from Polyodon spathula isolate WHYD16114869_AA chromosome 19, ASM1765450v1, whole genome shotgun sequence includes the following:
- the wdr93 gene encoding WD repeat-containing protein 93: MPVYMRKSLLEIPSPSEAACSVDEEEAFLKDPEQIQDELPQPFRMISKVINTLIDDAWSTIQNRAQLKRVEQTKKQSPVLEATVEIQISGKTNCLVSSDDGEYVFAGVSKGLCVFSALTNVAVSAWEEEDVEVTSLCVTCLGGQVYLIATVDDMGVARLLVYFSNFITLIKVINEPEDVSRRNLCTKFELSRGGDFAGVMLEGSGESWLEVHRFPKDSWLRELELTQTTSQKQQTADSQDGVLAETVPHISSVGDLKLSPSVIVMKIKPPKFISGTSLKSPFEVLQKTEDGNVIGSGQNHMISSHQWEEQEIIFKRVYKKYLDTTELKKTEDKPCECTFNFLLPGGLLPMFGEMKGQTGVPIAINLWWSGNHNLLKYLLVRPAKDKNDKTEVEPKPDVVWPNARPILCSAVSRCTKYIALGLTEGLLTVWDAYLGLPCSVLSIPGDSDIRHVQFMEPHTVNKDNVPCSTFQVNPKTQVLVSCKDGASHAVVSVRGRDTTITRLTERSEDQGSLPSAIQSIPFQPNLVLFMSRDGTIALIDSTDGTLICNLVLPAPHALATPWDPVFLLDPERQSLFIRGDKKLAPDELLEGKVAASSLFIFNFNQFSFMESYRDKQTSVQTAKHPGTWEERCELYLQERLQSLGDRNKEMRECWNQLQQHAASVRQRQEKQLNRTAVTQRSQIRSTRLKQGDKAGITSVCV; this comes from the exons ATGCCTGTGTACATGAGAAAAAGCTTGCTGGAGATTCCCTCCCCGTCCGAGGCGGCTTGCAGTGTGGACGAGGAGGAGGCATTTTTGAAGGACCCTGAACAGATTCAGGATGAGCTGCCTCAGCCTTTTCGGATGATCAGCAAGGTGATAAACACATTGATCGACGATGCATGGAGCACTATCCAGAACAGAGCACAACTCAAGCGTGtagaacaaacaaagaaacagtcaCCAGTCTTAGAAGCAACTGTTGAAATCCAG ATTTCTGGAAAGACCAACTGCCTGGTGAGCTCAGATGATGGTGAATATGTCTTTGCTGGGGTTTCTAAAGGACTTTGTGTATTCAGTGCTTTAACTAACGTAGCTGTTTCAGCCTGGGAAGAGGAAGATGTGGAGGTCACGTCTCTTTGTGTTACTTGTCTTGGTGGGCAAGTGTATCTCATTGCGACTGTGGATGATAtgg gtgttgcACGTCTCttagtttatttttctaatttcatCACATTAATCAAAGTCATCAATGAACCT GAAGATGTAAGTAGAAGAAACCTCTGTACCAAGTTTGAGCTGTCAAGAGGAGGGGATTTTGCAGGTGTAATGTTGGAAG GCAGTGGTGAGTCTTGGCTGGAGGTCCACCGGTTTCCCAAAGATTCCTGGCTTCGAGAGCTTGAGCTCACTCAGACAACATCACAAAAACAG CAAACTGCTGATTCTCAAGATGGCGTTTTGGCAGAAACG GTACCTCATATTAGCAGTGTTGGAGATTTGAAACTGTCCCCTTCAGTGATTGTAATGAAAATCAAGCCACCAAAATTCATTTCAG gGACCTCTTTGAAAAGTCCATTTGAAGTCTTACAGAAGACCGAGGATGGCAACGTCATTGGCTCAGGCCAAAACCATATGATCAGCTCTCACCAGTGGGAAGAAcaagaaataatatttaaaagggTGTACAAGAAGTATCTTGATACAACTGAATTGAAGAAAACAGAAGATAAACCCTG cgAATGTACATTTAACTTTCTGCTACCTGGTGGGTTGTTGCCAATGTTCGGGGAAATGAAAGGCCAGACGG GTGTGCCTATTGCTATAAATCTGTGGTGGAGTGGAAATCATAATCTTTTAAAGTATCTACTTGTTAGGCCTGCAAAagacaaaaatgacaaaacag AGGTTGAGCCCAAACCTGATGTTGTGTGGCCAAATGCACGTCCGATTCTCTGCTCAGCGGTCAGCAGGTGCACTAAGTATATAGCTCTTGGGCTCACCGAAGGCTTGCTGACTGTATGGGATGCATATTTAG GTCTCCCCTGCTCAGTGCTTTCAATCCCTGGGGACAGTGATATCAGACATGTGCAGTTTATGGAACCCCACACTGTCAATAAAGATAATGTCCCATGCAGCACGTTCCAAGTGAACCCCAAAACTCAGGTCTTGGTGTCTTGCAAAGATGGGGCATCACATGCAGTTGTATCAGTAAGAGGCAGAGACACCACTATTACAAGGTTAACTGAAAG GTCTGAAGATCAAGGTTCCCTCCCCAGTGCAATACAATCCATACCTTTTCAACCCAATTTG GTCCTTTTCATGTCCAGGGATGGCACCATAGCACTCATTGACAGCACTGATGGGACCCTCATCTGTAATTTGGTGCTTCCAGCTCCACATGCCTTAGCTACTCCATGGGACCCAGTCTTTCTGCTGGACCCAGAGAGACAGTCACTGTTCATAAGAG ggGATAAGAAACTGGCTCCTGATGAATTGTTGGAAGGGAAGGTAGCTGCTAgttcacttttcattttcaatttcaatcAGTTTTCATTCATGGAGTCTTATAGAGACAAGCAAACGAGCGTCCAGACTGCCAAGCATCCCGGAACATGGGAGGAGAGATGTGAGCTATACTTACAAGAAAG GCTGCAGTCTCTGGGGGACAGGAATAAAGAAATGAGAGAGTGCTGGAACCAGCTCCAGCAGCATGCAGCTTCGGTCAGGCAGAGGCAAGAGAAACAGTTGAATCGGACAGCAGTTACCCAAAGGTCTCAG aTTCGGTCAACAAGATTGAAACAAGGAGACAAAGCAGGCAtcacttcagtgtgtgtgtag
- the LOC121294333 gene encoding peroxisomal membrane protein 11A-like yields MEYFVTFTNQSQGRDRIFRAAQYGSALLIYLLKNKSGRQKLIKKLQSLESNMSTGRKLFRLGNTVSAINAAKRTLHLEDPVLRLCLTVANLNRSLYFLCDNILWARSIGLVTNMDKERWRVHASRCYFVSLLMNLTRDLYGIYQAMEREAQDKQYRQKVSQHRSDGRDVACVAVLNLQTLLLLLYHSLRCNPSILLDTVKNACDLFIPMDRLGIYKTNPGVVGLCGLMSSILGILTLMKPSFKLKP; encoded by the exons ATGGAATACTTTGTAACTTTCACCAACCAGAGCCAAGGCAGAGACCGCATATTCCG AGCGGCTCAGTATGGATCTgccttgcttatttatttattgaaaaacaaatctggaaGACAGAAACTGATCAAAAAGCTACAGAGCCTGGAATCCAACATGAGCACAGGAAGGAAGT TGTTCAGACTGGGCAACACCGTCAGTGCGATCAATGCAGCCAAACGCACCTTGCATCTTGAAGACCCGGTGCTGCGTTTGTGCTTGACGGTCGCCAATCTGAATCGCTCCTTGTATTTCTTGTGTGACAACATACTGTGGGCAAGAAGTATCGGGCTGGTTACTAACATGGACAAGGAGAGGTGGCGTGTGCACGCCTCCCGCTGTTACTTTGTCTCCTTGCTCATGAACCTGACCCGGGACCTGTACGGAATCTACCAGGCAATGGAGCGGGAGGCTCAAGATAAGCAGTATCGGCAGAAGGTGAGCCAGCACCGCAGTGACGGCAGAGATGTGGCGTGCGTGGCCGTCCTGAATCTCCAGACTCTCCTCCTGCTGCTGTATCACAGCCTGAGATGCAACCCGTCTATCCTGCTGGACACGGTGAAGAATGCGTGTGACCTCTTCATTCCCATGGACAGGCTCggcatttataaaacaaaccctGGAGTGGTGGGCTTGTGTGGACTGATGTCCTCGATTTTAGGAATCCTTACACTCATGAAACCAAGCTTCAAACTGAAGCCTTAA